The DNA region aattaattaaaaatatcagtttaccaaaaatgagaaacatttcactgaaatatttcagaggcctgcgaagcaccgggaaggcaaagcagaaagtTATGGTTCTGATTACCTTAAATTCTAGTAAAATTCTATACAAggtatcgattgttttgatgttaacagcttatttgagacctaaagaatgccattcactaaaatttcaatccaaatttgtgcgatttgtaagaaaaaacgagtgtccggaattcgaatctgCTTCTATTAGTGTTCTGGATTCGAAGCATATAAagtcattaaattttaaaattctaatgaaaaattgttagaaaagacatattttgcatgatttCTCTTAAAATTGAGTGTTTATACTATTTCCTAATGATATTTATACATTTACAACTTATTGCATGTTTTTTTGCCAgctaatacaaaaataattggctactaagtgtccggctttcgaatcatgacgttacactTAAAAGAATGAATAATTTTGAGAATGTTGATTTTTATGCTCtcacttttatgtaaattgttTCAAGTACAAACACAATGCTTCCACCAACAAATCCTGTCCCTAGAATCAAAAATGCTCCGACAAAATGCAGCACCGTCAGGCGCGTTGCCTCTTCTTCAGTGTTTGTTTGCCttccatttaaaatgtttttctcgTGAGTCATGTTGAGATATTTGCTCGAAGCCTGTCACAAATTGTAGCACTGAttattataactatttttaacttGTTAAACGACATATATTTACCATTAACTCCCAATAAAATTGAACGCCCGATTGGCGAATGTTCATAATCAGCTCGTCCAAGCGAGGCTTGAATGGGCACGTTTTTGAAACGAGTGCGACACAGGTTTCCCACGATAGATCGTCCTTGAGTAATCTGAGCATTTGGGAAGATTCTTCGTCCAGATAATCTACCGGTACAAAGTGGCCGAACTCTGTCCGTTCTCCGACGAATCCAAAGTTTCCTGATTTGGCGTTCTTCACAAGGGTTTCCTGCTCGACTACTTGGTAATTGTTGACTATCACTTTGAGGTACTCCTTGAAACGATATTGGAGTGATTATTTTCAATGTCAATCATGTGATTGTTTTGTAATGTACCTCAGTAGCTTTCCATATCGCAAATATCCAGGCAATTGCCGTCCCACCCCAGGGTAGCCCACTGGTAGCAAGATCGTATGTTGTATCGATCGATATCCCGTACTGCGGGATGGTCATGACCGCCGCTAGACCAGCATTGTACATGTTACCAATCATAAATCCAGCGAATAACATCGAAACAAACAACACGGTACTCGATGCCAGATCCCGCCGTCGCGTGTCTACACCTTGTTCTATGAATAAACCAATCAATAAGAGGGCAGCATCGCTTACTGACACAGGATTTTGAGAAGAGTTTCCCAAGATTTTGATGCGTGCTTTTTCGACAAACCAAGTAAAGAATACTCCCACGACGAATGAAACTGCTACCGCTATCCAGAGTAGAAGTGGAAATGACAAAAAGGGTGTTTTCCATGGAGCAAGAATGATTGGCTTCGGCACGACTACAGTGAGACCGGATCTGCTGAGAGGAACTGTAAAtgtgctaaatttgtatgggccTAACCTGAAAGAAggcagttatttaaaaaataaatttagttaaaaaggATTGTCCAAGCAAACCAATAGTAGATGGCGCCCACTGCGATATCGGCTTTATGCATTGCAACGGCTCCTAACGATCCAGTGCCAGTTTGATCTTCAAACACTTCTCCCCACGAGTCGTTATCTTTAATCATGGctcaacttattatttgaaatacttttaaaatatacttaagaTCATACCGTACACAACTTTAATCGAACAGTTGTATTTGTGACAAAATTCAACAAGAAACAGAGACTCTTGACCGTCGACGACCATTGGTGTGACTTCAGAAGCATCACTGGAAGTATACCAGGCATTCGCTTTTTCCTTGGTCTGTGAGGGAACAATCTTGTACTATTATAAATGAATGCCCTGCTTTCGATAACTCACTGAATtcccgtaaaacgaaaacggaGGATATAGAACAGGACTGAACCGAACAGCTCTTTGTTCTAAGTTTCTGGATTTATCTGGAAAGTAGTTGGGAGCAGAAACTGGAACTATTCCTATTTCAGGCAAATCTTTGTATCCATTGCTAAATATGCGTGTAGTATACAACTCAATGTTGCTGACGTTTTGTGATGTAATGATAAGTACATCCGTTAAGTCTAAACacgttgttaaaattttaaaagtattcaatTTAAGTTAGCTCTTTCATTACCATTCATAGCGGGATGCTGGCATAGACGATTGGTGGTTTCAGCATCTAGGCTATCCAGTACAGCAATAAGCTTTTTCCCAGTAAATCGTTGGTCGGAAATATCGTGAATGGGAATGAATGCATCCAAAAACGTCCAAATCGATTGATTTTGAACGATGAATGCTTGACATCCCGCATCGATTCCTCGCTGAAAATTCTCCTTGAAGTCGATATCAACCGTTATAATCGCGACTGGCGTAGGAATGTTTAGATTCAGGCTTtggtttttcgattttattacGCAAACGCAAAAATATTCCGCCATGAATGCCAAAACGATGTTCTGAATAAGCGTTGTCAGTGCTGAGTCTGAGACACTTGTGCCGAGCTGCTGTTGAAATAGTTCCATTATACGCGACGAATGACTGTAACGAGTaggttttatttctattttataTTAGCTGATCAATGCCAAAATTGATTGCCAATCACTGCAAAAATATTAGCACGTGTTTTGTACGAGTCAGCACGTGCTCAGATTCTGTAGGGTAGATTCTTCTATAACGGGTTCTTTCTATTGAGTCATTTTGATAAGTCTAAAAGCGAAGCTACTCACCGCGGCCTAAATTGACTTGATGAGTATCAATGTACATCATAATTGCAATAACATGTAGATCCTTCCATATAAAACTCGCTTATTTAAAATAGATGTGATGTGTGTACTCTATCCAATCAATGTAACTGAGCACAGCAATCGATCTAATATAGAAGGCAGTATAGAAAATTACCTATTTTTCCATGACGTTGTCCTAAATCTTCGTTGAAATCgagcaaatttaaattatacACTTTCATTGTACCACAAGCTGAACCTTTCAATCTGGACTTCTAAGGAAGGCAACTTTTAAAAGGTTAATCatgtataaattttattaatatcAAAATCCGAAAAAGAAATGTTTTCACATACAAATTGCCATAagaaattgaatcgctttgcgccaagtaaagactaaaccaatcgttgccaaactttggggagttattcgggactaaatttggacaatttttcactCCATGTGTTTCACTTCATGTGTCAGTATTCGcgttcaaaaaataaatgtatttacTATTTCAACCACGAACACAACACTGCCAATGACAAATCCAGATAAAAGTATCAGAAAAGCTCCCAGAAAGTGGAACACAGTCAGCTGTTTagcttttttttcgttgttggtTTGTCttccattcaaaatatttttctcgtgAGCCATATTTAGATATTTGTTGGAAGCCTACAAATCAAACTTGTTTTAATTTGAACATTAAAGCATTTCAGAACTATTTTACCATCAATTCCCAGTAGAACTGAACTCCAGACTGGCGGACGTTCATTATGAGATCGTTCAGACGAGGCTTTATTGGGCTTGTTTTCGAAACAACTGCCGCGCAGTTTTCCCAGGACAGATCACTTTTGAGCAGTCTTAGCATTTGGGAAGATTCCTCGTCCAGATAATCGATCGGGACAAAGTGACCAAATTCGGTGCGTTCACCAACGAATCCAAAGTTTCCGAATTTTGCGTATCTTGTCAAGGTTTCCGGTTCAACAACTTGATAATTGCTGACGATAGTTTTAAGGTAGGCCTGTGTGCAATGTGTGTGTTTatataagtgattttttttaaccatttcaattttagaaatataccTCACTAGCAGTTGATATTGCGAATATCCAAGCAATTGCCGTACCACCCCAAGGAAGTCCGCTAGCAGCGAGATCCTGAGCAGTGTTGATTGATTTCGCGTACTGAGGGATGGTCATAATGCTTGCAAGGCCAGCGGTGTAAATGTTTCCAATCATAAATCCAGCGAATAACATCGAAACAAAAAGTACTGTACCGGAGGCTAGTTCACGTGGCCGAGTGTTTATTCCTTGCTCCATGAAAAGTCCAATCAACATAATAGCTGCATCAGTGACTGATTGCACATTCCTTGTGAGATTCCCTACAAGTTTTATCTGAGCCTTTCCGAGAAACCAAATAAAGAAAAGACCCACGACGAATGACGCTGCTACTGCCACCCAAAGTAATCCGGAAAAGGACAAGAATGGAGTTTTCCATGGAGCAAGAATGCCAGGTTTCGGAACGACTACGGTGAGGCCAGACCTACTCAGAGAAACTGTAAATGTAGTAAAATTGTAAGGGTCCAGGCTAGAACAGAATTAATCGATAATTGAAAGGGAAAACCATTACAAATCTCAGCGCATTATACCAGTAATAGATGGCACCGAGAGCAATATCGGCTTTATGCATGGCTACCGCACCTAACGAGCCTGTGCCGGTTTGATTTTCAAACACTTCTCCCCACATGTCATCAtctacaaaaccaaaacgtaaacttGTAAGCTGTTAAAACTTTTGACTCTTTCTTACCATAGAGAACTTCAACCGTACAATTATGTTTGCGACAAAATTCTACAAGTATGAGAGATTCTTGTCCATCTATGAACATTGGGACTACATCTGTACCGTCTGGTAATCTGGACCAGGCATTTGCCTTCTCAACAGTCTGAAAGTGCACATCACATACTTCGTTGATTGATTTGTGTATTTACTTGATTATAACATACCGTTCTTTCATAATAGGAATAGGGAGGATACATGACTGTATGAAATCGTACTGGTATGCCATCTAAACTTTCGAATTTGTCCGGGAAATAGTTTGGAGGAGAAATCGGCACTAGTTCTGTATTGAATGGCCCGTTGCTCAAAACACGGGTGGTGTAGAACTCAATGGAATTGTTGCTTTGCAATACGATAAAAAGTACCTCGGGCAAATCTAAAACATACATtcagaaatatgaaaaaaaaacatgttaaatgGTTTACCTCTCATGGCATAATGTTGACATAGACGTTCTGTGGTTTGCACATCGAGTCCATCCAGCAACACGATAAGCTTCTTTCctgaaaatctttggtcggaaAAATCATGAACCGCAGTGAATGAGTCCAGAAACGGCCAAACTGATTCATTTTCAACGATGAACGCCTGACATCCGGCATCAACTCCTCGCTGAAAGTTACTTGCAAAATTGCCGTCAACCAGGATGGATAACGATGGCGTGGGGATGTGAAGTGTTAATTTGTCATGTTTAGATCTTATTATGCAAACGCTGAAATACTCAGTCATAAAAGCTAACACTACACTGTTAATCAGAGATGATAACGCGGATTCGGCGGCATTTGAAGGAAGTAAACCTTGAAGTGACTCCATTGCACTTACTGTGGAAAAATCATCAGTGGAATTTAGATCACTATCCCATTATATGTATGTTTATGTGACAAATAATTCATTATTGTTTAGTATATTATAATAAACTGACATTCAATTGCCTTATCGAAGCGATCGATAAACCCTTGAAGtctgattttgcataaaaatgtggtaaTGAACGTTTTATGTTCACAACGCCACTTAAATCACAATAAAATCAAGTGTATAATTCAAACTGTTACAAAGGTCACCttgtgaaaacaaaaacaaaattgaatagtgtctaatttatgatttttaaccGCTCCGTTCTGAAAGGGATAAATTGATTGAAACCATAGTGAATGAAATAATTTCGAAATTGAAGAACGAATgactcagcatttttttttattttatgaattattaggatggtacaaattttatttaaagtttttgtcacctccCCCTTTAAAGTTGACCCGAAAAACAGGggacaaaacaatattttttcaaaagtttcaaaaattcaagtgcaatcgcattcccctgcgtttaatagtagtttagcaacaagttgcaaaaagaagatttattcagcacgagttgttcatttatccaacgagttttacctagttggataaatacgacgagtgctgaaaaaaaaaacaagttttacaacgagttgcttacaatattttttgaatttccgaaaaactcttgaatgaaattttatgtcaaactttcatgtgtttagtcaattcacagttcaaataaaaaaaaaaattgaaaaattttacttttcgatactagtgttgaaaagttcaactttggtATGGTATTGAgaagtattaattttccattttcctgtcattcttgaacgccgaaatagcctacttttctgtaccaaaaataacagaatcgaatagcaacactttccaaaataaatgctgaaaagtaacacttttcaacattttttttatttaaaaaaaattttgacttaaaatttcactcaatgggtgtttttcggaattgcaaaaattattgTACGAAGCCGAGCAacaaaaacttagaaaaatatttgcatcggctttaatgaaaaataattagatGGATAAGTTATTTATCATCCTCGTCGCTGCAATGCTTTTGTTACATAAATCTAAAAGAGCTTATGAAAAAGTTATCTGGAATTGTGTGTAAATCAATCATTCGTGAAAAAATTAGACACCTTTTACAAAACTTCATATGGTCAAGTACACTAATATGTTCATTCAAAggcaaaacacgaaatttaaaatggatggtttatggatggtcctgaAAGTATAGTAACCAGGGCCGTGTACAAGGGGGGGGTTTTAGGGGTTTAACCCCCCCCTGGCAAATTAAGTTAGTTACACCCCATGGGCCCCTCGGCCCGAAGggccgattttttttagctatgttgctaaaatgccaaagagatttttttttcaaatcgatatgaaaaatttgactggaggcgccctaatgactataacatttttatgaaaattatgaaaatttaactggaggcgcccctaacacttatattttttcaatacgaatatgcaatataaaaatttgactgaaggcgcccctacgactttaaaaaatcatgcaaattgtcgatatgaaaaatttgactggaggcgccctaacgattaaaacattttcatgaaaattatgaaaatttaactggaggcgtccctaagacttatttttttttcaatacgaatatgcaatataaaaaattgactggaagcgcccctacgacttaaaaaaatcatgcaaattctcgaaatgaaatattgaatggaggtgcccctacgactttaaaaaaatcatattaattttattataattgactggaggcgcccttatgacttgaaaaaaccatgaaaattctcgatataaaaaatttgactggaggcgcccctatgactaccacatttttatgaaaatttaactgaacgcgccccttagacttaatttctttcaatacgaatatgcaatataaaaatttgactggaggcgcccctacgactttaaaaaaaatcatacaaattttgttatgaaaatttgactggaggcgcccttattacttaaaaaaatcatgcaaattaaatataggcgcccctacgactttaaaaaatcatacaaattttgttatgaaaatttgactggaggcacccttatgactttaaaaaatcttgcaaattgtcgatatgaaaaatttgactgcaggcgcccctatgacctaattttttaaaacatattctcaacattaaagatttgactggaggcgtcccttagaattaaaaaaatcatgcgaattcttgatatgaaaaattgactgaaagcgcccctatgaattattttttttaaatacaaattcccaatgtaaaaatatgactgaagacgcccctgcgactttaaaggcatatgctcgatatggcaacttgaattgaggcgcccttatgacttaaaaaaatcatacaaattcttattatgaaaatttaactggtgccgcccctacgacttaatttttttaaacaaattctcaatattaaaaatttgacaggaggcgacttaaaaaatcatgaaaattttcgctatgaaaaatttaatgaatgcgtccctacgactttgaaaaaaatcatacaatttcttattatgaaaaaatg from Culex quinquefasciatus strain JHB chromosome 3, VPISU_Cqui_1.0_pri_paternal, whole genome shotgun sequence includes:
- the LOC6050679 gene encoding uncharacterized protein LOC6050679; the protein is MPASRYECNIELYTTRIFSNGYKDLPEIGIVPVSAPNYFPDKSRNLEQRAVRFSPVLYPPFSFYGNSTKEKANAWYTSSDASEVTPMVVDGQESLFLVEFCHKYNCSIKVVYDNDSWGEVFEDQTGTGSLGAVAMHKADIAVGAIYYWLGPYKFSTFTVPLSRSGLTVVVPKPIILAPWKTPFLSFPLLLWIAVAVSFVVGVFFTWFVEKARIKILGNSSQNPVSVSDAALLLIGLFIEQGVDTRRRDLASSTVLFVSMLFAGFMIGNMYNAGLAAVMTIPQYGISIDTTYDLATSGLPWGGTAIAWIFAIWKATEEYLKVIVNNYQVVEQETLVKNAKSGNFGFVGERTEFGHFVPVDYLDEESSQMLRLLKDDLSWETCVALVSKTCPFKPRLDELIMNIRQSGVQFYWELMASSKYLNMTHEKNILNGRQTNTEEEATRLTVLHFVGAFLILGTGFVGGSIVFVLETIYIKVRA
- the LOC119768932 gene encoding uncharacterized protein LOC119768932 yields the protein MLFAGFMIGNIYTAGLASIMTIPQYAKSINTAQDLAASGLPWGGTAIAWIFAISTASEAYLKTIVSNYQVVEPETLTRYAKFGNFGFVGERTEFGHFVPIDYLDEESSQMLRLLKSDLSWENCAAVVSKTSPIKPRLNDLIMNVRQSGVQFYWELMVK
- the LOC119768933 gene encoding uncharacterized protein LOC119768933, giving the protein MRDLPEVLFIVLQSNNSIEFYTTRVLSNGPFNTELVPISPPNYFPDKFESLDGIPVRFHTVMYPPYSYYERTTVEKANAWSRLPDGTDVVPMFIDGQESLILVEFCRKHNCTVEVLYDDDMWGEVFENQTGTGSLGAVAMHKADIALGAIYYCLDPYNFTTFTVSLSRSGLTVVVPKPGILAPWKTPFLLR